The DNA window CGCCTGGGGCCTCTCGTCTCCGCGGCCATCCCGGAGCGCGCGAGGCCGTGTCGCGTGCGCTCGAGGAGGCCGCGTCACTCCAGGGCGCCGCGCCCGAACCCAATGCCTTCGCGAGGCATCTGGGCACGCAGCTCGCGCGCTCGGAGGAGCCGGGGCTCGCGCTGGAGCAGTTGCACGCCCGGGACCTCGCGCTCGCGCTCGCGTGTGTGGAAGGGCTTACGGGCGCGGATGCACGATTGGAAAAGGAGGTCCTCCAGAAGTTGAGGGTGCCGCTGGCGCGCATCCATCCCTCACCGGCGTTCGCGGATGAGGTGCTTCAAGCGCTCCGGTCGAATCTCCTGATGCCTCGCGAGGACGCACCGCCACGGCTGCTGGGCTATGCGGGAGTGGGTTCGTTGCTGCATTGGGTGAACATCACGGCGGTGCGGCTCGCGCTGCGCATGCGCAAGGCGCATGGCGATGAATCCCTCGTCGAGGCGGAGGTGCTCGCCGCGCATCCGTCGCCCGGGGGCTTGGAGCTGAGCTTCATCCGCGAGGACTCGCGAGCACACGTGCGCGCCGCGTTCGTCCGGGCCGTGGCCTCGCTGGATGACGAGGACCGGGAGTTGCTCCGGCTGCACTTCGTCGAACGTCTCTCGTTGGAGCGGATGGGGACGCTGTTCGGCTTGCACAAGTCGACGCTGTCGCGCCGGCTCTCCGGGGTGCAGGCGCTGCTGGAGAAGCGGACCCGGCGCGTGTTGTCGGAGCGGCTGTCGCTGCGCGAGGAGGAGCTGGAGAGCCTGATGCGCGCGATTCACGGTCGGCTGGACTTGAGCCTCTCGGGATTGTTGGGAGGGCGATGATGACGTGCCCGGATGAGGACACGCTCGCGCGATATGTGAATGGGGTGCTCGCGCCCGAGGCGACGCGAGACGTGCGGACGCATGTGACGGGGTGCTCCGAGTGCCGGGGTGTGCTCGCCGCGTTGAGCGCGCTCGAGGCTCCGGTGTCGGGACCACTCGTCACCGGGACGCGCGTGGGGCGCTACGTGGTGCTGGGGTTGCTGGGGGAGGGCGGCATGGGACGTGTGCATGCCGCGTATGACCCGGAGCTGGACCGCAAGGTGGCGCTCAAGCTGCTCAATCTCGAGCGGCTCCGGGAGGGCACGCTCACGGAGGCGCGACAGCGGCTGGAGCGCGAAGCACGCACCATGGCGCGGCTGTCCCATCCCCATGTCGCGAGCCTTCACGACGTGGGCGAGTACCAGGGACAGCTCTTCCTGGTGATGGAGCTGGTCGAGGGCGGCACGCTGCGGCGGTGGCTGCTGGAGAAGCCGCGCTCACGGCGGGAGGTGCTCGCTCGCTTCATCCAGGCGGCGGAGGGGCTCGCGGCCACGCACGCGCTGGGCATCGTCCATCGCGACTTCAAGCCCGACAACGTCCTGTTGACGAAGGACGGGCAGGTCCGCATCACCGACTTCGGCTTGTCCAATGTGACGGGAGTTTCATCCGCGCGGCTGGAGGCGGGAGCCGCCGTCGCGGGCACCGAGCGCCTCACCGTCACGGGGGCGCTGCTGGGAACCCCCGCGTATGGCTCGCCGGAGCAGCTTCGGGGAGAGCGGGGCGATGCGCGCTCGGACCAGTTCGCCTTCTGTGTCGCGCTCTACGAGGCGCTCAACGGACAGCGTCCCTTCGAAGGCTCCACACACGAGGAGCTCCTGTCGGCGATGGAGCGGCAGGCCATCCGGCCCGAGCAACCCGGAGTCCCGGGTTGGCTCAAGGCCCTGGTCCGTCGCGGTCTCTCCGCGGACCCGTCGCGGCGCTTCGAGTCGATGGAGGCCCTGCGTGCCCGGCTCGCGCGTGATGCGGGAGCCTGGCGCCGCACGCTGGTCACCGCGGTGGTGGGCGGCGGGCTGGTCGGGGCCGCGTTCCTCGCATGGGGCCACGCCTCGGCGCCACCTCGGGAGACGTGTCACGGAAGCGAGCGGCACCTCGTGGGCGTCTGGGATGCGCCTCTGCGTGAGTCGACCCGTCAGGCCTTCCTGAAGACGGGGGCTCCCGCGGCCGAGGCCTCGTTCCAGGCCGTGGCCTCCGCGTTGGACCGGTGGACCCAGGACTGGACGCGCGCGCACCAGGCCGCATGTGAGGCGACGCGCGTCTTCGGCGAGCAGTCCGAAGCGGCACTCGGACTCCGGATGACGTGCCTGGACCAGCGGCTGGGCGAGCTCGGCCGGCTGACGGTGGCGTTGCAGGGCGCGGACACTCGCACGGTGGAGCGAGGCTTCGCGTTGGGCACCTCGCTGGGAGGCGTCTCCCGCTGCGCCGACGTGAGGACGTTGCAGGAGGCGGTCTCTCCGCCAGAGGACACCGTGGCGCGTGCGGAGGTCGAGGCGGTGCGCGCTGCTCTCGCGAAGGCGGGGGCGGAGCTGCTCGCGGGGCATGCCTCGGAGGCGCTCAAGGTGGCCCTGCCCGCCAGGGAGCGCGCGCTGCTCACCCGTCACCGGCCGCTGGAGGCGGAGGCCCACCTGCTCTGTGGTCGTCTCCAGGAAGAGGCGGGGGCCTTCGAGGACGCGAGAGGGTCGCTGTCGCGCGGTGCGCTCGCGGCGGAAGCGGGCCGCCACCTGGGCGTGCTCGCGCGACTGCTTCATGCCCAGGCGTGGTTGATGGGGCATGACCTGAGAAGGGTCGAGGAGGCGTGGCCCTTCCTCCATCGAGCGCGCGCGGTGGCCGAGACGCTGCGGGACGCCGAGCTCGACACCTTGCTGGACCATGTCCAGGCGGAGCTGCTGGAGCAGGAGGGACGCTTCGCGGAAGCGGAGCCGCTCTTGCGCAAGTCGCTGGACGCGGCCACCGCGCGAGGCCAGGTGCTCGCCCGCGCGGAGCTGAACGGCCGGTTGGGGATTCTCGCCCGGCACCAGGGGCGGCTGCTCGACGCGAAGCGCTGGCAGGAGGAGGCCCTCCAGCTCCATGAGGCGCTGCATGGCGCGGAGCACCCGCACACGGGCGTGGCGCTGCTGAACCTCGGCGGAACGCTGGCCCACCTGGGAGAGCTCACGCGCGCGGAGGCGAGCCTCCAGCGAGCCCTCGCCATCCATCGCTGGTCGCTGGGGGAAGACCACCTCGCGGTGGCCCGGACGCTGTCCAATCTGGCCATCATCTACTTCGAGTGGGGCCACGGCGCGCAGGCGCGAGAGGCCGCGGAGACGAGCCTGTCCGTGGCGCGCAAGAGCGTGGGACCCGAGAGCCCCTTGCTGATGGGCATGGAGTCGAACCGGCTGGGGGTGTTGGGAGAGCTGGGGGCGCGAGAGGAGGAACTGGCGCAGGCGCGGCGCAGCCTGCTCCACCACCAGCGCGTCTATGGCGCCCACCATCCCGAAGTGGCGCTGGACGCGCATGAAGTGGGGCGCCTCTTGCGCCTCCTGGGCCGTGCGCGAGAGGCACGGGGCTTTCACGCGCAAGGTGTCTCGCTCCAGGAGCCATTGCTCTCGAAGGGGCAGGTGGAGGGCGAGGGCTTGCGCTCCCTCGCGGATGCCTTGCTGTTCCTGGGGCGGGTGGACGAGGCGCGGACCCATGCGCAGAGCGCGCTGGCGAAGCTGGAGCGAGACCAGGGCCCCTCGTCACCGGAGCGCATCAAGACGCTGTTGTTGCTGGGAGACATCCACCTCGCCCGAGGCAGTCCCGCTGAGGCCCTGGCACCCTTGAGGACAGGGCTGGATGCGCTCGCGGCGCAGCAGGTGGTCTCCGCACAGGTGCCCTTGATGCGACGGCGTCTGGCCCAGGCCCTGCGACTGACGGGCGCGGGCGCGGAGGCGTGCCAGGAAGCGGCGCGGGCCTGGTCGGAGCTGGAGCCCTGGCGGAGGGCCTACGCGCAGGAGACCTCGGACGCGCGGGCCGAGCTGGGCCACTGTCCCAGGTAGCTGTCGATTCCCTGCAACACCCAGGTCCGGCGTGTCTCCTCTCCATGGGGCCGGGTTTCCCCATGGATTTTCGTGAGGACGATATGAAGACAGCGACGTGTTTCCTGGTGGTTCTCTCCCTGCTGGCGGTGGGCTGCGGCAACTCCGACGACGGCGAGGATGGCGGTGGTGGTGGCGGAGGCGGCGGAGGGACCGCGCTCCAGTGCTCCGCCGTCGGCTGGTGCTCGAACTGGTACCCGCCCGTCCGGGAGGTGGCGAGTCCTCCGCCGCTGACGGGGGGCACGTTGCGCGACGGCCTCTACCGCATGGAGCAGGGCTCCCACCACTCGCAGGCCCTGCTCATCCAGGGGAAGTCCATCCTCCTCATCGGGAGGTCCTGGAGCAACTTCGTGGGCACCTGGAAGGCGGACGGCGGCAAGCTGACCGTCTCGGTGACGGGCAACTGCGATGAGCTCGAGGAGAAGCGGATGACGACCGAGTTCACCTATGCCTTCGCCACCCAGGGGAACACCGTCTACCTCCAGGACCTGGACACCGAGGGCAGGCCCGTCCTGGGGTTCCACAAGGTGAGCTCGCTGTGTGAGGAGAACGCCACCTTCGTCTGCAACTCACGCATCTGCACCTGCGTCACGACGACGAACAAGCCCCTCACGGGGCAGCCCTCCTGCGGCTGAGGAGGTGCCCCGCGTCAGTCGAGCAACTGCATCAGGTCCGCGCGGGTGATGGCGGCGCCTCCCGAGGCGCCTCCGAGCGCGGACTCGAACAGCGCGCGCTTCTTGTCCTGGAGCGTGAGGATCTTCTCCTCCACTGTGCCCTGGGACACCAGCCGGTACACCATGACGGGGCGCTGCTGTCCGATGCGGTGCGCGCGGTCCGCGGCCTGGTTCTCCACGGAGGGGTTCCACCACGGGTCCACGAGGAACACGTGGTCCGCCGCGGTGAGGTTCAGCCCCGTGGCGCCCGCCTTGAGCGAGATGAGCATCACGGGCGGGCCCTTCGGGTCCTGGAAGGACTCCGCCACGGCGCCGCGGTTGGAGGTGGAGCCGTCCAGTCGGATGAAGCCGATGTCGGCCTCGCGCAGCGCGGGCTCGATGAGGTCCAGCATGGACGTCCACTGCGAGAAGACGAGCGCCTTGTGGCCATCCTCCACCGCCGTCGAGAGCGCCTCCACGAGCGCCTGCACCTTGGACGATGACTTCGCCTGCTGGCCCGGCACGAGCGCCGGGTGGCACGCGGCCTGACGCAGCCGCAGGAGCGCCTCCAGCGCCTTGAGCACGCTGCCGCCGGCCTCGAGCTGGGACACCACCTCCTCGCGCGTGGCGGAGTACACCGCGTCGTAGACGGCGCGCTCGTGCTCGCTCAAGGTGACGTGGCGGACGGACTCCGTGCGAGGCGGAAGCTCCGGGGCCACGTCCCGCTTGAGCCTGCGAAGGACGAAGGGCCGGATGCGCGCGCGCAGCCGCTCCGCCGCGCCCTTCAGGTTGTCACTGACGGGACGCGCCCACCGCTCCTCGAAGTCCTTGCGCCCACCGAGCAGTCCCCGGTTGGCGAAGTGCATCAGGCTCCACAGCTCCTCCAGCCGGTTCTCGATGGGAGTGCCGCTGAGCGCGAGCCGGAACTGGGCCTCCAGCCCGTAGGCCGCGCGAGCCACCTGGCTGTCGGGATTCTTGATGGCCTGGGCCTCGTCGAGCACCACCATGTCCCACTGCCGCGCGCCCAGCACCTCCGCGTCCAGGCGCATGAGGGCGTACGTCGTGAGCGTGACGTCGGCCGTCTCGTCCAGGGAGCGTCCGGGGCCGTGGTAGACGGACACCTTCAGCGAGGGCCGGAAGCGCCGCACCTCCGCGTGCCAGTTGGGCAGCACGCTGGTGGGGGCGACGACGAGCGTGCCCTTGCCGACCATGCAGATGGTCTGGAGCGTCTTGCCCAGGCCCATGTCGTCCGCGAGCACGCCGCCCAGCCCCGCCTGCCGCAGGAACGTGAGCCAGCTCACGCCCTGGAGCTGGTACGGGCGCAGCTTCGCCGTGAGGTCCGAGGGGAGCCGAGGCTCGGGGAGCTTCTCGAAGCCTTGCACCAGGGGCGCCAGCCGCTCCAGGCCCGGCGGGGGTGGATGCTCCAGCTCCTCGCACAGCTCGGTGAGCTGAGGGATGGCGTGGTTGGCGATTCGCCCATCCGAACCTCGCGCCGCGAGCAGCTCCGCCACCCGGTGACCATGTGACTTCAGCCACTGGGTAGGCAGTGGCGCCCAGCCGCCCCCCTCCAGGGGAACGAGCCCCAGGCCCTCCTCCCACGCCTTCATCACCGCGCCCGCGTCCACGGTGCGAGGCGCATCCGGCCCCGCGCCCTCCACCTGGAAGTCGAACGAGAAGCCCACGCTGGGAACACCCGCCGCCGTGGCGCCCGCGTCCACGTTCAGCAAGGGGCGCAGCTTCACGTCGGGACTGACGAAGCGCGCGGCGTCTCCGGTGAGTCCGCCGCGCCACTTGCGCAGCTTGTCGGCGAGCTGCACGGCCTCCTTGCCCTGCACCGACACCCGCCGCCCGGGGACCATGTTGAGCTCGTCGCGCAGGCCGTGGACGAGCTGCTGCTCCGCGGCCTCGTTCCGCACGGGCACCGCGCCTTGCAGA is part of the Myxococcus landrumus genome and encodes:
- a CDS encoding transcriptional regulator; this translates as MVVSPSEDAFDVLLHAMGAPGASRLRGHPGAREAVSRALEEAASLQGAAPEPNAFARHLGTQLARSEEPGLALEQLHARDLALALACVEGLTGADARLEKEVLQKLRVPLARIHPSPAFADEVLQALRSNLLMPREDAPPRLLGYAGVGSLLHWVNITAVRLALRMRKAHGDESLVEAEVLAAHPSPGGLELSFIREDSRAHVRAAFVRAVASLDDEDRELLRLHFVERLSLERMGTLFGLHKSTLSRRLSGVQALLEKRTRRVLSERLSLREEELESLMRAIHGRLDLSLSGLLGGR
- a CDS encoding serine/threonine-protein kinase, coding for MTCPDEDTLARYVNGVLAPEATRDVRTHVTGCSECRGVLAALSALEAPVSGPLVTGTRVGRYVVLGLLGEGGMGRVHAAYDPELDRKVALKLLNLERLREGTLTEARQRLEREARTMARLSHPHVASLHDVGEYQGQLFLVMELVEGGTLRRWLLEKPRSRREVLARFIQAAEGLAATHALGIVHRDFKPDNVLLTKDGQVRITDFGLSNVTGVSSARLEAGAAVAGTERLTVTGALLGTPAYGSPEQLRGERGDARSDQFAFCVALYEALNGQRPFEGSTHEELLSAMERQAIRPEQPGVPGWLKALVRRGLSADPSRRFESMEALRARLARDAGAWRRTLVTAVVGGGLVGAAFLAWGHASAPPRETCHGSERHLVGVWDAPLRESTRQAFLKTGAPAAEASFQAVASALDRWTQDWTRAHQAACEATRVFGEQSEAALGLRMTCLDQRLGELGRLTVALQGADTRTVERGFALGTSLGGVSRCADVRTLQEAVSPPEDTVARAEVEAVRAALAKAGAELLAGHASEALKVALPARERALLTRHRPLEAEAHLLCGRLQEEAGAFEDARGSLSRGALAAEAGRHLGVLARLLHAQAWLMGHDLRRVEEAWPFLHRARAVAETLRDAELDTLLDHVQAELLEQEGRFAEAEPLLRKSLDAATARGQVLARAELNGRLGILARHQGRLLDAKRWQEEALQLHEALHGAEHPHTGVALLNLGGTLAHLGELTRAEASLQRALAIHRWSLGEDHLAVARTLSNLAIIYFEWGHGAQAREAAETSLSVARKSVGPESPLLMGMESNRLGVLGELGAREEELAQARRSLLHHQRVYGAHHPEVALDAHEVGRLLRLLGRAREARGFHAQGVSLQEPLLSKGQVEGEGLRSLADALLFLGRVDEARTHAQSALAKLERDQGPSSPERIKTLLLLGDIHLARGSPAEALAPLRTGLDALAAQQVVSAQVPLMRRRLAQALRLTGAGAEACQEAARAWSELEPWRRAYAQETSDARAELGHCPR
- a CDS encoding DEAD/DEAH box helicase encodes the protein MSATADLLEAIQEEARPETWSAGMGLARAGAVSVQSVGEEETVLRVRATGRPAPVTTTLYPEDEIWECDCRGKVDPCEHVVAAALFLHHASQKGASPRPSAPPPPPPRPTAAPRAPASPAAAGARPGAAPKPERMVYRFKRVEGGLQLERLVVRPDNTARLLARSLSSLLTNPVEAARIQVEPCDRVADALLAKPTRGPLPPERLEALLRALEPARTILFDGMLVSVSSELLLPRVTVEDRGEQTVLKVDRDPRVTEVVSPGIAAGGGVLFRLGEQTLTGSRLEKLPQERVFSPDQMGDLTGKVLPEMARRLPVDVKSKRLPAIDRALKPRISLELDPLDAGLSVLPTLVYGSPPTVRIDNGRMVYLQGAVPVRNEAAEQQLVHGLRDELNMVPGRRVSVQGKEAVQLADKLRKWRGGLTGDAARFVSPDVKLRPLLNVDAGATAAGVPSVGFSFDFQVEGAGPDAPRTVDAGAVMKAWEEGLGLVPLEGGGWAPLPTQWLKSHGHRVAELLAARGSDGRIANHAIPQLTELCEELEHPPPPGLERLAPLVQGFEKLPEPRLPSDLTAKLRPYQLQGVSWLTFLRQAGLGGVLADDMGLGKTLQTICMVGKGTLVVAPTSVLPNWHAEVRRFRPSLKVSVYHGPGRSLDETADVTLTTYALMRLDAEVLGARQWDMVVLDEAQAIKNPDSQVARAAYGLEAQFRLALSGTPIENRLEELWSLMHFANRGLLGGRKDFEERWARPVSDNLKGAAERLRARIRPFVLRRLKRDVAPELPPRTESVRHVTLSEHERAVYDAVYSATREEVVSQLEAGGSVLKALEALLRLRQAACHPALVPGQQAKSSSKVQALVEALSTAVEDGHKALVFSQWTSMLDLIEPALREADIGFIRLDGSTSNRGAVAESFQDPKGPPVMLISLKAGATGLNLTAADHVFLVDPWWNPSVENQAADRAHRIGQQRPVMVYRLVSQGTVEEKILTLQDKKRALFESALGGASGGAAITRADLMQLLD